In the genome of Myroides phaeus, one region contains:
- a CDS encoding GNAT family N-acetyltransferase, giving the protein MIGEYMTSVNSDYCLRLIEEGEAYPFNLLLLADETMDAINQYVDDSDVFILEEGEAQLAVFCLYAIDASTLELKNIAVAESFQGKGLGGLLIQEIVAISKKRGYSRLIVGTADCGIDQIRFYERNGFKKYGVKENFFLDNYAAPIIENGVQLKDMVMLEQLL; this is encoded by the coding sequence ATGATTGGAGAATATATGACATCAGTAAATTCAGATTATTGTTTGCGCTTGATTGAGGAGGGAGAAGCCTATCCGTTTAATTTGCTATTGTTAGCAGATGAAACGATGGATGCAATTAATCAATACGTTGATGATTCAGATGTTTTCATTTTAGAAGAAGGAGAAGCACAATTAGCGGTGTTTTGTTTATATGCGATTGATGCAAGTACACTTGAACTTAAAAATATTGCTGTAGCCGAATCTTTTCAAGGAAAAGGTCTTGGTGGATTATTAATACAGGAAATTGTGGCTATTAGCAAGAAAAGAGGGTATTCTCGTTTAATTGTTGGTACGGCTGATTGTGGTATAGATCAAATACGCTTTTATGAACGCAATGGTTTTAAGAAATATGGTGTAAAAGAGAACTTCTTTCTTGACAATTATGCCGCCCCAATTATTGAAAATGGCGTACAATTGAAAGATATGGTTATGTTAGAGCAACTGCTGTAA
- a CDS encoding prolyl oligopeptidase family serine peptidase, translating into MKFIIAFICLLSMTAFAQPKAVVDKTAYQFWLNEPREVQEKNPLIISLHGRSLSGTNIERVKRYGALKGIEKGLDIPAYLVAPQLPSGPWNADKIDEIVSYMIANYNIDESRIYVTGMSLGGYGTMKYASKYPNRIAAAIAICGGGEEREACALTSIPIKLIHGDKDFIVPLRESKKIMAAIQNCDKAAPVELQVVKGGTHGSVEDLYRHIDLYNWLLQHSKGE; encoded by the coding sequence ATGAAATTTATTATTGCATTCATATGTCTGTTATCAATGACAGCATTTGCTCAACCCAAAGCTGTTGTAGACAAGACAGCGTATCAGTTTTGGTTAAACGAACCAAGAGAGGTTCAAGAAAAGAATCCACTAATCATTTCTTTACACGGTAGAAGTTTGTCGGGCACAAACATTGAAAGAGTAAAACGATATGGTGCGTTAAAGGGCATTGAAAAAGGACTTGATATTCCGGCTTATTTAGTTGCGCCACAATTGCCATCAGGACCGTGGAATGCAGATAAGATTGATGAGATTGTAAGCTATATGATTGCAAATTATAATATAGATGAAAGTCGCATTTACGTTACAGGAATGAGTTTGGGAGGATATGGAACAATGAAGTATGCGAGTAAATACCCTAATCGTATTGCAGCGGCTATTGCTATTTGTGGAGGAGGGGAAGAAAGAGAAGCTTGTGCTTTAACATCAATTCCGATTAAATTGATTCATGGAGATAAAGATTTCATTGTACCATTGAGAGAGTCAAAGAAAATAATGGCAGCAATTCAAAATTGCGATAAAGCAGCACCAGTAGAGTTGCAAGTTGTCAAAGGAGGAACACACGGAAGTGTAGAGGATTTATATCGACACATAGATTTATATAATTGGTTGCTACAACATAGCAAAGGAGAGTAA
- a CDS encoding class I SAM-dependent methyltransferase: MTSNEKAHWEEVYKSKTPEQVSWTQTKPVHSLQFIENSKLPKDAKIIDIGGGDSNLVDFLLEQGYTDITVMDISKNALLRAQVRLGERAKQVKWIESNVVDFKPTEKYALWHDRAVFHFLTTPQDIAAYQAIVNDAVTDALVVATFSKNGPLRCSGLDIQQYNSEDLTAVFAEEFTLNNSLYDDHITPFDTKQNFVYCQFNKNKK; the protein is encoded by the coding sequence ATGACAAGTAATGAAAAAGCACATTGGGAAGAAGTTTATAAGTCGAAAACACCAGAACAGGTAAGTTGGACACAAACAAAACCAGTGCATTCACTACAATTTATTGAAAACAGTAAACTTCCGAAAGATGCTAAGATTATAGACATTGGAGGAGGTGATAGTAATTTAGTTGACTTTCTTTTAGAGCAAGGGTACACAGATATTACGGTAATGGACATCTCTAAAAATGCCTTACTACGTGCACAAGTTCGTTTAGGTGAACGTGCTAAGCAAGTAAAGTGGATTGAAAGTAATGTTGTTGATTTTAAACCAACTGAGAAGTATGCGCTATGGCACGATAGAGCAGTGTTTCACTTTTTGACAACCCCACAAGATATCGCTGCTTATCAGGCAATTGTAAACGATGCAGTTACTGATGCGTTAGTTGTGGCTACTTTTTCAAAGAACGGACCATTGCGTTGTAGTGGATTAGATATTCAACAATATAATAGTGAGGATTTAACAGCTGTGTTTGCAGAGGAATTTACTTTGAACAATAGTTTGTACGATGATCACATCACACCATTTGACACAAAACAGAACTTTGTGTATTGCCAGTTTAATAAAAATAAAAAATAA
- a CDS encoding GNAT family N-acetyltransferase has translation MGFSKDIQFTTERLSFEVVKDAFKEDIFRELTPTVAKFLPFIPTGKIEDTQGFIDYSLDVLEKGTDITLVATDKNTKEFIGCCGIHDVNDESISLGIWLKESAFGKGYGSELINGLESYVNENLDVDYLIYNVEKNNHGSIKIAEKLGYVYHNDFVRNISEEKILNMLQYRKDNVKK, from the coding sequence ATGGGATTTAGTAAAGACATTCAGTTCACTACAGAAAGATTATCTTTTGAAGTAGTTAAAGACGCTTTTAAAGAAGATATCTTTCGCGAATTGACCCCTACAGTAGCTAAGTTTCTTCCGTTTATACCAACTGGAAAAATTGAAGATACACAAGGATTTATCGATTACAGTTTAGACGTATTAGAGAAAGGAACAGATATTACCTTAGTGGCAACTGATAAAAACACTAAAGAATTCATCGGATGTTGTGGTATTCACGATGTAAATGACGAGTCTATTTCATTGGGAATCTGGTTAAAAGAGTCTGCTTTTGGAAAAGGATACGGAAGTGAGTTAATCAATGGTTTAGAGAGTTATGTAAACGAAAACTTAGACGTTGATTACTTAATTTACAACGTAGAGAAAAACAACCACGGTAGTATTAAAATCGCTGAGAAGTTAGGGTATGTTTATCACAACGACTTCGTGCGTAATATTAGCGAGGAGAAAATATTAAATATGCTTCAGTACCGCAAGGACAACGTGAAGAAGTAA
- a CDS encoding GNAT family N-acetyltransferase has product MFTIEALEQIDFNSIQWDRLVHWNGRTDDLPVFIEQLQELNPATSRMALFNLANNVEHQGGVVLVTPAVLIKLFQVLKTGYHNQDLMLRVIMKIAKAVGFQWETFRDGNEFENAPDFFGTLQADSPFLWPEFVDADTDKLYWTTTDMGNMFDLSWYYTKEVLCAYQPVLEQVVANDEIEQGILYDLLTIVKMVKDQERKPFDLNKTWQTDRLELVVINDNHLDDLMASLTPAVAKYLSFDPTGSREFMQEYIRRSRIEVTYGTALVLAILDKQTKEFIGSCALNDINNESVEIGLWLKESAQNKRFGTEVVEAMVNLIKEEVITQEIIYCVERENEVSISIPLKFGFTHTYDFVLEPTPLKNRMREMAQYVLSLK; this is encoded by the coding sequence ATGTTTACGATAGAGGCATTAGAACAGATAGATTTTAATTCTATTCAATGGGATAGATTAGTACATTGGAACGGTAGAACGGATGATTTACCAGTGTTTATTGAGCAGTTGCAAGAGTTAAATCCTGCTACGAGTAGAATGGCGTTGTTTAACTTAGCAAATAATGTTGAACACCAAGGAGGAGTGGTATTAGTTACTCCTGCTGTGTTAATCAAGCTGTTTCAAGTATTAAAAACAGGCTATCACAACCAAGATTTAATGCTTCGCGTAATTATGAAGATCGCCAAGGCTGTTGGTTTTCAGTGGGAAACGTTTAGAGATGGCAATGAGTTTGAGAACGCTCCAGACTTTTTTGGTACGCTACAAGCCGATTCGCCTTTTCTATGGCCAGAGTTTGTAGATGCAGATACGGATAAACTGTATTGGACAACAACTGATATGGGTAATATGTTTGACTTGTCTTGGTATTACACGAAAGAGGTGTTGTGTGCTTATCAACCGGTTTTAGAACAGGTAGTTGCCAATGATGAGATTGAACAAGGTATTTTGTACGATTTGCTGACTATCGTTAAAATGGTAAAAGACCAAGAGCGCAAACCGTTTGACTTAAATAAAACGTGGCAAACAGACCGTTTAGAGTTGGTTGTAATTAACGACAATCACTTAGACGATTTAATGGCAAGCTTAACACCTGCGGTGGCTAAATACCTAAGTTTTGACCCAACAGGTAGCCGTGAGTTTATGCAGGAATATATCCGTCGTTCTCGCATCGAAGTAACGTACGGGACAGCACTTGTATTAGCTATTTTAGACAAGCAAACAAAGGAGTTTATTGGTAGTTGTGCACTAAATGATATCAATAACGAATCTGTGGAAATAGGCTTGTGGTTAAAGGAGTCTGCTCAAAATAAGCGATTTGGTACTGAGGTTGTTGAGGCAATGGTTAACCTGATTAAAGAGGAGGTAATCACACAAGAGATTATCTATTGTGTTGAACGAGAAAATGAAGTAAGTATTTCAATTCCTTTGAAATTTGGTTTCACACATACATACGACTTTGTATTAGAGCCAACACCTTTGAAAAACAGAATGCGTGAAATGGCACAGTATGTCTTGTCTTTAAAATAA
- a CDS encoding STM3941 family protein — translation MNITPIRIAIKKGRLFLYLIGTLLLVAAGVLILAVSSESPDNWILDSYVFTIAIALLCIVFFGYGSYLFAIKLVDKRPGLIIDNQGITDNATSVVNGLIPWEDVFSFVECQVKSNKFIMVYVLNPQEYIDKQTSFIKRKSMEANLKTYGTSVFINTTFLAISQQDLLDKLNQRLDQYRS, via the coding sequence ATGAATATCACTCCAATTAGAATAGCAATCAAAAAAGGTAGGTTGTTCCTGTATTTAATAGGAACACTACTCTTAGTGGCAGCAGGTGTATTAATTTTAGCTGTATCCTCTGAATCACCTGATAACTGGATATTAGATTCGTATGTGTTTACAATTGCCATCGCCTTATTGTGTATTGTTTTTTTTGGTTACGGTTCATACCTATTTGCAATAAAATTGGTGGATAAAAGACCGGGGTTAATTATCGATAATCAAGGGATTACAGATAATGCAACATCAGTTGTCAATGGGTTAATTCCTTGGGAAGATGTGTTTTCATTTGTCGAATGTCAAGTAAAGAGCAATAAGTTTATTATGGTTTATGTTCTTAATCCCCAAGAATACATCGACAAACAGACAAGTTTTATCAAGCGCAAGTCAATGGAAGCTAATCTAAAAACGTACGGAACATCTGTGTTTATTAATACGACGTTTTTAGCTATTTCACAACAAGACTTACTTGATAAATTAAACCAGCGTTTAGACCAATATCGCAGTTAA
- a CDS encoding ClbS/DfsB family four-helix bundle protein yields the protein MSRPITKDELLHLAEKNFSQLMLLVVNLSEEALQQEFEIPSLNRNRRDVLMHLHHWHLLFEQWYTVGMQGDKPIMPAEGYTWKTTPQLNIAIHQMYQHTSGISAIELLQSSHQSLIDIIGKHSNEQLFQKKFYKWTGSTSLGSYIISATSSHYDWAIKFLKKRN from the coding sequence ATGAGCAGACCAATTACGAAAGACGAATTGTTACATTTAGCTGAAAAGAACTTTTCTCAGCTAATGTTGCTGGTTGTAAACTTATCAGAAGAGGCATTACAACAAGAGTTTGAAATACCTTCTTTAAACAGAAATAGAAGAGACGTGTTGATGCACTTACACCATTGGCACTTGTTGTTTGAACAGTGGTACACAGTTGGAATGCAAGGCGATAAACCTATAATGCCTGCTGAGGGGTACACTTGGAAAACTACTCCTCAATTAAATATAGCTATTCATCAGATGTACCAACATACTTCAGGTATATCGGCTATTGAACTACTTCAAAGTTCGCATCAATCATTGATTGACATCATAGGTAAACATAGTAATGAACAATTGTTTCAGAAGAAATTTTATAAGTGGACAGGTAGTACGTCTTTAGGATCTTATATCATTTCAGCTACGTCAAGTCATTACGATTGGGCGATTAAGTTTCTTAAAAAGCGTAACTAA
- a CDS encoding alpha-ketoglutarate-dependent dioxygenase AlkB family protein, whose protein sequence is MDLFSNFSDEPVNILPFDGEVNYYGVVINRGESDDYFQHLMNGIVWKNDEAIIMGKKVVTKHKVAWYGDVPFSYTYSQITKTALPWTEGLLALKKIVEEKTGETYNSCLLNLYHNGEEGMAWHSDGEKDMKKNGAIASLSFGAIRKFAFKHKETKNKIEVILEHGSLLVMKGTTQTNWLHRLPPTKMVKTPRINLTFRTIEQF, encoded by the coding sequence ATGGATTTGTTTAGCAATTTTTCTGACGAACCAGTTAATATACTTCCCTTTGATGGGGAGGTGAATTATTATGGTGTAGTGATAAATAGAGGTGAAAGTGATGACTACTTTCAGCATTTGATGAATGGGATTGTTTGGAAAAATGACGAGGCAATTATTATGGGTAAAAAGGTAGTTACCAAGCACAAAGTAGCGTGGTATGGAGATGTACCTTTTTCATATACCTATTCACAAATCACTAAAACAGCCTTGCCTTGGACAGAGGGTTTATTGGCATTAAAGAAAATAGTGGAGGAAAAGACGGGAGAAACATATAATTCGTGTTTGCTAAATTTATATCACAATGGAGAAGAGGGGATGGCATGGCATAGTGATGGAGAAAAAGATATGAAAAAGAATGGGGCAATTGCTTCTTTGAGTTTTGGTGCTATTCGCAAGTTTGCATTCAAGCATAAAGAAACTAAAAATAAGATTGAAGTTATTTTAGAGCACGGTAGCTTATTAGTGATGAAAGGGACAACACAAACTAATTGGTTACATCGTTTACCTCCGACTAAAATGGTTAAAACTCCCCGTATAAATTTGACTTTCAGAACGATTGAACAGTTTTAA
- a CDS encoding DUF4397 domain-containing protein, with product MKKVLTLLSAILLLVVSGSCSNDDDYNGYPIEYAAAFTMVNAYEGNNQVRYIVDNRSIQTPYQPLIYRTFGYANLWSGNRALTIIDNANPKPLVNEVIQVESGKAYTSFIAGTSSETVSHFITSDEGMPQEEGVENPNAGVRFFNLSSDNVEVSVQFDGKVAADVFANRIQDSKLTASKSQIFNGVEPNAYKVSIVDKSGNVLATRENVKFEKGKYYTLTFVGAKDNKEKSYYIGVI from the coding sequence ATGAAGAAAGTACTCACTCTGTTATCTGCTATTTTATTACTTGTTGTAAGTGGTAGTTGTAGTAATGATGATGATTATAATGGATATCCAATCGAATATGCTGCTGCATTTACAATGGTTAATGCGTATGAAGGGAATAACCAAGTGCGTTATATCGTTGACAATCGAAGTATTCAAACACCATATCAACCTTTGATATACCGTACGTTTGGCTATGCAAACTTGTGGAGCGGCAATCGTGCTTTAACAATTATTGATAACGCAAACCCTAAACCACTGGTTAATGAAGTTATTCAAGTTGAAAGCGGAAAAGCTTATACTTCTTTTATAGCTGGTACTTCATCAGAAACGGTGAGTCACTTTATTACTTCAGATGAGGGAATGCCTCAAGAAGAAGGTGTTGAAAACCCAAATGCAGGTGTACGCTTTTTTAACTTGAGTTCAGATAATGTAGAAGTTTCCGTGCAGTTTGACGGCAAGGTTGCGGCAGATGTATTTGCAAACAGAATACAAGATAGTAAGCTTACTGCAAGTAAAAGTCAGATATTTAATGGGGTTGAACCCAATGCCTATAAGGTTTCTATAGTTGACAAAAGTGGCAATGTATTAGCTACCAGAGAGAACGTTAAGTTTGAAAAAGGTAAATATTACACCCTAACTTTTGTGGGAGCTAAAGACAACAAAGAAAAATCATATTATATCGGAGTTATTTGA
- a CDS encoding PH domain-containing protein, whose amino-acid sequence MNDTFSNNQINVNGLPNLDAIKFTPLNSRYGNVILIRLTIIVLVLTAIGCTPIFAHDFIPELQVPMGLQVAAIAFTSILSLLIVVVNLLGFKKKGYAIRERDIIYKSGLINRTETVIPFNRVQHVGIYEGALLRVFDLCTVEFFTAGGAMGDLKIPGLSKEEGDRLKAYVIQNINQENKTEKSREHGTSEHTCCKEGAHDACEHNTAEHTCCKEGAHDACDHNTTAHTCCKEGAHDACEHNTVEHTCCKEGAHDVCEHNTTECTCCKEGAHDACDHNAVEHTCCKEGAHDACDHNTTAHTCCKEGAHDACEHNAAEHTCCTEEPLSHKNTSHNA is encoded by the coding sequence ATGAACGATACCTTTTCTAATAATCAAATAAATGTCAACGGATTACCTAATCTTGACGCAATCAAGTTTACTCCCCTAAATTCAAGATATGGCAACGTAATTCTTATCCGTTTGACGATAATAGTACTTGTTTTAACTGCTATAGGATGTACACCCATATTTGCTCACGATTTTATTCCAGAACTACAAGTGCCAATGGGACTACAAGTTGCAGCAATTGCTTTTACGAGTATATTGTCGTTGCTAATTGTAGTCGTTAACTTATTGGGGTTTAAGAAGAAAGGATACGCAATTAGAGAAAGAGATATTATTTATAAAAGTGGACTAATCAATCGTACTGAAACGGTTATTCCATTTAATAGAGTGCAACACGTAGGTATATATGAAGGTGCGTTATTGCGCGTGTTTGACCTGTGTACAGTGGAGTTTTTTACAGCTGGTGGTGCTATGGGCGACCTAAAGATTCCGGGGTTGTCTAAAGAAGAAGGGGACCGATTAAAAGCGTATGTTATCCAGAATATCAACCAAGAGAATAAGACTGAGAAATCAAGAGAACACGGGACTTCAGAACATACTTGTTGCAAAGAGGGAGCACACGATGCTTGTGAACACAACACAGCAGAGCACACTTGTTGTAAAGAGGGAGCACACGATGCTTGTGATCACAACACAACAGCGCATACTTGTTGTAAAGAGGGAGCACACGATGCTTGTGAACACAACACAGTAGAGCATACTTGTTGTAAAGAGGGAGCACACGATGTTTGTGAGCACAACACAACAGAGTGTACTTGTTGCAAAGAGGGAGCACACGATGCTTGTGATCACAACGCAGTAGAGCATACTTGTTGTAAAGAGGGAGCACACGATGCTTGTGATCACAACACAACAGCCCATACTTGTTGTAAAGAGGGAGCACACGATGCTTGTGAGCACAACGCAGCAGAGCATACTTGTTGTACTGAAGAACCATTGTCTCACAAGAATACCTCACACAATGCATAA
- a CDS encoding PH domain-containing protein: MHNNFYQPTRQAAIGIVANFLNTLQRLGRAFAPLIVIYFIKGSISFSFSIGGAVALIVVLMLVFSYFSYRKFTFYIDEKIDAFVIEKGVFNKSKITIQLDKIQQVNLNQSFINRIVNVYAVEIDSAGSKDKEAVIPSMAWADANNLKKILLEYQKEQQATNIDEGATVSTAQNTKEIGVGTLLKVGLTTNYLYTAGLIFVFVNMFLDSFVGKKVYEEYLDEESVNEYVSNGFSAVYGLYIVAFIILLVLVVNVFRTLMKFWDFKITTTNNTLVLSHGLVSTRNTIIRPNRVQKVVLVQNYFQKLWDITSLKIIQVAGVEGENNKTGLEIPGCSAVEKAAFFDIIYNKQAEKSTFSLKYNYRFLGFRAFMFIGLPLAIFAFMYYGQLPFQKFISLALGYSIVVFAILFRMYKVGRLFVNDSFIVLRTGVWDIKHTYLEPHKIQKITLSQLWWQQSANVGSLTLHTAGGPLRFSTSKYNELKKLRDLMLYKVETAEKSWM, translated from the coding sequence ATGCATAACAACTTTTACCAACCAACAAGACAAGCGGCAATTGGTATAGTTGCCAATTTCCTAAACACGTTACAACGTTTAGGTAGGGCATTTGCACCCTTAATTGTGATTTACTTCATTAAAGGCAGTATTTCATTTAGTTTCTCAATAGGTGGGGCAGTAGCGTTAATCGTTGTACTAATGCTTGTATTTTCTTATTTCAGTTACCGCAAGTTCACGTTTTACATCGATGAAAAGATAGACGCATTTGTCATTGAAAAAGGAGTGTTCAACAAGTCTAAAATCACCATCCAATTAGATAAAATTCAGCAAGTAAACCTCAATCAGAGTTTCATCAATCGCATTGTAAATGTTTACGCCGTTGAGATTGACTCAGCAGGTAGTAAAGACAAAGAAGCTGTAATTCCGTCAATGGCGTGGGCTGATGCAAATAACTTAAAAAAGATATTGTTAGAATATCAAAAGGAACAACAGGCAACGAATATTGATGAAGGTGCAACTGTTTCTACAGCTCAAAACACAAAAGAAATAGGCGTTGGAACCCTTTTAAAAGTGGGGTTAACAACTAACTATCTATATACGGCGGGACTTATCTTCGTATTTGTCAATATGTTTTTAGACTCTTTTGTTGGCAAGAAAGTATATGAAGAATACTTAGATGAAGAAAGTGTGAATGAGTATGTAAGCAATGGTTTTTCCGCTGTTTACGGACTGTATATTGTTGCGTTTATCATTCTGTTGGTATTGGTTGTTAATGTGTTTAGAACCTTGATGAAGTTTTGGGATTTCAAGATTACAACAACTAATAATACGTTGGTTTTATCACACGGATTGGTGTCAACAAGAAATACGATTATTCGTCCTAATCGCGTTCAAAAGGTTGTTTTAGTACAGAATTACTTCCAAAAACTGTGGGATATCACCAGTTTAAAGATTATTCAGGTTGCCGGAGTAGAAGGAGAAAACAACAAAACAGGATTAGAAATACCAGGTTGTTCTGCTGTAGAGAAAGCAGCGTTTTTTGATATTATTTACAACAAACAGGCAGAGAAAAGTACATTCTCATTGAAATACAACTACCGTTTCTTAGGCTTTAGAGCGTTTATGTTTATAGGTTTACCCTTGGCTATTTTCGCGTTTATGTATTACGGACAATTACCTTTCCAAAAGTTTATTAGCCTTGCATTAGGGTACAGTATCGTTGTTTTTGCTATACTATTTCGAATGTACAAGGTAGGGCGACTATTTGTTAATGACAGTTTTATTGTTTTGCGAACAGGCGTTTGGGACATCAAACACACGTACTTAGAACCCCATAAAATACAGAAAATAACCCTATCTCAATTGTGGTGGCAACAATCAGCTAATGTTGGTAGTTTAACCTTACACACAGCTGGAGGACCCTTGCGGTTCAGTACTTCAAAGTACAATGAATTGAAAAAACTACGCGATCTAATGCTATATAAAGTAGAAACAGCAGAGAAGAGTTGGATGTGA
- a CDS encoding GNAT family N-acetyltransferase — translation MTPIEFNQLSFKLLDINHILKPFDCGDDDLNEFLFQKAKKYKQEYLATTFIIESPTRTIAYYSIFNDSLNFEEQGFASKSAFKRFLKDLVTHPKRHLKSFPALKIGRLGIDNTFKGKGIGKMLVHNIINEALELNNKQACKLITVDAYTQSLNFYTSLGFEFLTDRDVNNDTRQMFFNLSTLSDL, via the coding sequence GTGACTCCTATAGAATTCAACCAATTATCCTTTAAACTATTAGACATCAATCATATATTAAAACCTTTTGATTGTGGAGACGATGATTTGAATGAATTTCTTTTTCAAAAAGCAAAAAAATATAAACAGGAATATCTTGCAACTACTTTTATTATAGAAAGCCCTACAAGGACAATTGCTTACTATAGTATTTTTAATGATAGCCTGAACTTCGAAGAGCAAGGCTTTGCTTCAAAAAGTGCATTTAAACGTTTCTTAAAAGATTTAGTAACGCACCCTAAAAGACACTTAAAGTCTTTTCCTGCTTTAAAAATTGGTCGATTAGGAATTGACAATACGTTTAAAGGGAAAGGAATTGGTAAAATGTTAGTTCATAACATAATTAATGAAGCATTAGAACTAAACAACAAACAAGCTTGCAAATTAATTACAGTTGATGCCTATACGCAATCCTTAAACTTTTACACTTCCTTAGGCTTTGAGTTTTTAACAGATAGAGACGTTAATAATGACACAAGACAGATGTTTTTCAACTTATCTACTCTATCTGATTTATAA
- a CDS encoding IS110 family transposase translates to MNKFKHFIGIDISKEYFDATILGESKQSSHNQFSNTKKGITQFLKWVRQEKCSMDVTLICMEYTGIYNKIILDILINKSFYVWVEMSYRIIRSSGIQRGKNDKIDSERIALYAKKNQEDAKIFKASDKVLDKIQGLLGQREMILSHKTALQVRTNELKVYDIEVYNVLSKNIKAIIRSEEVALKAIENQIDDLIKENQELQVLYNHITSVPGVGRVTALFLICFTNACTTYENPRQLASYCGVVPFEYTSGKSVRGRAKVHFMANKKLKKLLHLCALSSSKNDIEMKQYYDKKVAEGKSKMLVLNNVRNKLIHRICACVKNNRPYEIRLIA, encoded by the coding sequence ATGAACAAATTTAAGCATTTTATTGGAATAGATATTTCAAAAGAGTATTTCGATGCAACGATTTTAGGTGAATCAAAACAATCTTCACACAATCAATTTAGTAATACAAAAAAGGGAATTACTCAGTTTTTGAAATGGGTAAGGCAAGAAAAATGTTCTATGGATGTTACTCTAATTTGTATGGAATATACTGGTATTTATAATAAGATAATACTAGATATTTTGATAAATAAATCGTTTTATGTCTGGGTTGAGATGTCATATCGTATTATTCGTAGTAGTGGAATTCAACGAGGAAAAAATGATAAAATTGATTCTGAGAGAATAGCTCTTTATGCCAAGAAAAATCAAGAAGATGCAAAAATATTTAAAGCATCGGATAAGGTTTTAGATAAAATACAAGGGTTATTAGGGCAACGAGAAATGATTTTATCTCATAAAACGGCTTTACAAGTTAGAACAAATGAATTGAAAGTGTATGATATAGAAGTTTATAATGTATTATCAAAGAATATTAAAGCAATCATAAGATCAGAAGAGGTAGCTTTAAAAGCTATTGAAAATCAGATAGATGATTTAATTAAAGAGAATCAAGAACTTCAGGTATTATATAATCATATCACTTCTGTTCCTGGAGTTGGAAGAGTAACGGCTTTGTTTTTAATCTGTTTTACAAATGCTTGTACAACCTATGAAAACCCAAGACAATTAGCCTCTTATTGTGGTGTAGTTCCTTTTGAATATACATCAGGTAAAAGTGTTCGTGGTAGAGCAAAGGTTCATTTTATGGCAAATAAAAAGCTTAAAAAACTATTGCATTTATGTGCTCTATCTAGTTCTAAAAATGATATTGAGATGAAACAATATTATGATAAGAAAGTAGCTGAAGGTAAAAGTAAAATGCTTGTATTGAACAATGTTAGAAATAAACTTATACATCGTATTTGTGCTTGTGTAAAAAATAATAGACCTTATGAAATTAGATTAATAGCATAA